The Solanum lycopersicum chromosome 2, SLM_r2.1 DNA window CGAGGCGCTCGCCTTTTTGAAGTGCGGCACCTTTTAAtaccaaaatatttaaaattttaattgcatatgtaaataatcaaacaataacatattagcaattttttcaaattaaaaactaaaaatagatAGTACGTACTAAAAGCCTAGAacatgaaagagaaaaaaaagaacaaaagtcaAAACAAAGGTAAAAGTGACCAACtctgaagaagaaaacaagaaatatgTATTGGTTAGACTTTGGAGTCGCCGGAAAAGCCTGGCAAGTTACCGGAGGAGTCTAGTCGAAAATCCTAAAATtaccttttaatttttaaaaaatcctaaatttgtcgcctttttttttaaaaaaaaacacaaaaggcGACACCTTCCTAGCCTTTCTCGCCTCTAGCCTTTTGTCGACATGACGTCGCCTTTTGAAGATTGCCTCGCCACAAAGCTAAAAGGCAATGAAGGGTCGCCTCGCCTCGCCTCGCCTCTTGCCATTGGCGACGAGGCAATCGCCTTTCACAATACTAATGTTAGCTTTTCTACTATATATCCACAGGTActagaaaattgaaataataataatatttactgGCGACGATTTTTTTCGGTGATTTTTGAACGGATGACACATTAAATAGATGTGATTGGATAAACTTTTACCAAAAGAGAACTTTGAGTTAAGATGCATGAGAGGGGAAGTGAAAGTTGAGCTagatttatatgtatatatgtacatgAAAAGTAAAATTGACTGGTGGAGAACTGGGAGGAAATCGTTTCTTTGCTGCACTGGATAAGAGAGCAAAGCGATTGAATACTGTTGAAAAGCTAGCAATTAAAAACAACTAAATACTATTGAAAAGCTTAATGTGAATAAGctgaagaataattttttgaagtatTATCTGGTTATGTGATACGTAGTAGCATTTCAAAGAGAAAATGTGATACTTGCCTATTCTCGTGGCACACACCTTCCTGGTGATAATGCTACTGCCATAAGTTATACTGCTTCAAGACTAATTTTCATATTTGGGGGAGGGGGTCTGGATCTGTCTCAAATGCAGAACTGTACTACTATTTCCTCATGGTCACGAAAGCTTGCTAATAGCTGTTCAAATGTGATTATTGGGATCCAAATTTGATATTGATGATAGGTTTTGTCTCTTTGGATTTGTTAGCTTTTTCTTGCTTTGTCATTGCCATCATGTCGAACTACTTCCTCCAGTGTGTCTTGCAACCACTAACTGGTAACTAGAAAGTGAGCATAATACTGCTTTTACAATTTTCAGCTAGACCCAACTTGAAATGCTAAGATTTTTTTGGTATCCATTATTGAAATGTCTGTCTCCTGTTGCTCTATTGAATACATTTTGTTCCATGAAAAGAAACAACAGTAGCATGTTTATTTAGTTATAATTTACATCAAACACCATTCCATGCTGATGGATTTTAATGTTTCATGTTTTTGCAGCAACCCGGCTCTTCAAAAGATAAAATTGTGGGGAAGAATGTTCAGGAAAAGAGGATGCAGGTTATCTCTTAATGGCCAATCCATATATTCTTGCATTTATTAGACGGGGCATGTCTTTCTTGAAAATCATAACTGATATACTTCATTTAGGCCCCAGCTTAAGCCATCAAACTATATCATCAATTATTGCGAAGCATTAATATATTCTGAAGTAGGATAGGATGGAAATTTTGTACACGTTGTCAATTATTAGGCTTTTGCTTTTCCTGGAATAGGAAACTAATTGTCTGGCCTAGTGATGGTGGTTTCCTTAATAACTCTTTTAGTGTAATGAGAACTAACATCTAGTAGTAGAATAAATGTCGTGGATAAGTCTTTGATATTCACTTTGTTTTATTCCTTCGTTCAGATGGAGTTGGTGGCATCTCCTTCATTTGCAGCTGCTGGTCAGCAAAAACTTGCTAAATTGGACAATTTCCTAGAAGCTCCCCCAATTTCGTCATATCCTGTAAGTTAAATTTTTGTTGTATCAAGATAtgcaatttttttcattgtctGCTTTACCTATATGTTGATATTCTGAGGGATAGGATCGTGTTAGCCTGTCACAACAGAAACCACTCAGTGTCCTTCATCGggcaaacaaacaaaaaataattcttcaaTCACTTTGGCAATAAGAGGTAATAAGAATGTAGAACAGTGAATATAgcataaatataacaatatcTGATCAGCCTCAGGAACTCATGTCACAACTCACAAGTCATGATCACTAAGAATATGAGATACAATTCTGTATGAGACTAATGCATAATCAATCTGAAGTACAAATCAGAACAAAAAGACCCTAAGTTACCATGAACAAGCTGATAGCTCAACAGCTCACACTGGGATGTTGATAGATCTTGAGTGCTCACTCACGTACTCTGCTGAAGCTTGAATCTATATCTGCACACTCGGTGCAGAAGTGTAGGGGAGTAAGAGTACTCAGTAAGTATCTTTGACCTCTCCAAATAAGATAGTGGCAAGAGACAATATAGAAGGTTCTCACTTTTAAACCTGTGCAATTACTATCTACAATAATTACAGAAATAGTAATGTGCTTTGAACTTATATTTTGAGCCACTGTATTTATTTTGTGGTACTTCAGTTCCAAGTCAAAATATCATGTCTCTGCGACATATGTAAGATATTGTAGCTGAGTTGGTCTTATTTCGCCAAATAGGGTGGTGTGACTCGCTTGTAATATGATGAACACACTGTTTTCTTTAAGTACTAGTATCTTTATGTGATCTTTGCTTGAAGCTTGGAAGAACAATTTTGTAAATAGATGCCTTCAGTCTCCCTACATGCAGTGTTCATGCATCCTTGAGTTTGATGGGGCTTCAAAGGGGAATCCTGGTCTAGCTGGTGCTGGGGCTGTGCTGCGTGCTGCAGATGGAAGTATGGTATGCTCCCTATCCTTTTAGAAGATGTGGTTTGTCACCACAAATTTACAGGTTTTCGACTTTGTGATTCTTTTCTGTAGGTTTTCCGGCTGCGTGAAGGTGTAGGTGTGGCAACTAACAATGTTGCTGAATACAGAGGCGTAATCTTAGGACTAAGATATGCTCTTGAGAAAGGTTTCAAACACATTAAAGTCAAGGGCGATTCGAAACTTGTCTGCATGCAGGTCTTCTTTCTCTACTTCTTACAGctgttttttttagttttattcatttttaatttgcttttagtaaattagtcaatttttcTGCTTTCTCACTTTAAATATCCTGTCAAATTTGTATATCTTCAGTAATTTATTGAAATCACTGATTTCTAAAACAATTGCTGAAGAGTCTTTTCAATTGAGTGTCAGAGACATATTCATTGAACTGGGCTACACCAACAGAAAGTGGACCGTTCAATATAAGGAGACACATGGTTTTTAACCAACTAGTTTTTGGACATGTACATCCCAAATTAACTAGAATATGATTTTGCATAATcacataaaattattgaaaaatatttttgagtaacAAAACACACATTAATTAAGATTCATGAATGTGATTCTTCATTTGGGACTTCATGGTTGagcccccctcccccccccccccccccaaaaaaaaaaaaaaaaaccaccaTACACACACAAAGATAAATGAATGTGTGTGTATAATTCatttaatcataattcataGTCATAGCAAAATCAACCGAATGTAACATCAACAATACTTTCAGTTCTATAAAGGTCTCTCCGGCTGCTTTTTAATGCACAatgttatcattttttttcttgttttttcaaGCACTAACCATGTCTTCACCTCAACTTTTTCCTCACGAATTGTAATTCTGCATatcatctttttccttttgatgAGTCAGTTGATTAGGCCAGCTacataaaaacatgaaatactatgataaaaaagagagagagatgatCAAAGAAGGCTTTTAAACAGAAATGACAAAACCTAAGCAATATCCACCAAGTTTTGAATTGTGCATCACTGGCCCTCGAGGATTTCTCGGTTATAATTAGAAAATGGCAAAGCTAAGAGCTGTTGTGGCATAAAAGAATGCAGCAGCTGGCTAGCAGTTTGGCAACCCGCATTGTGTTGTGAAAACTTGCTTCTCAATATCCCAATTTGAATCCCGGAGAACATATGGTGTAGGTTAATGATTAATTCAAGAAACTTATTTTACTTGGCTTTTATTTTGGCTTTATTACCAAATGCCTAAGATTTTACAGTGACAGGTTTAGGAGCGACTATAAAGACCCTATAGGATTTGAGACATATTCAGCCTATATGTAATTTGATAGGAATTATGGGATGGCATAGCTTGCCTTCTTGATGGTACCTCATCCTATCCATCCCAAGAGACACCTAAACCAGTTTAAAAGTGAAGCTATTCTTCCCTTGCAACCTATGTGATCTTACGCTGAGATCATATGTGCTTTTGCCGtgctatttatatttttttcagttttatgTTTTAGCTGGAACTGCTTCTGGGCCGGTCTCTTGTTTTTACAAATTTCTTCATGGAACAGACTCAAGGAATCTGGAAATGCAAGAATCAGAACATGGCTGAGCTATCCAAGATTGTTAAAGAGCTTAAAGATCAGTTTATGTCTTTCCAGATCAACCACATGGACAGAGTATGGCCAATTTTTCCTCTTTTGCTAATTTGAAGCTCACTGAGCTGGTCTATCAGAATTTTGATTTTCGAAGTCCTTATTATATCTTGCAACTGCATGTTGTTTTTGTGATAAATATGGAGTAGTGTGGTCTCCTGTGACCAAAAGAGGTGCAAGCGGTGGTACCTGGACGTCATGTTTaatttatgcaatatatatagTTTCTCTTTTCTTGCTAAGCTGTTCTTCGAAATTGATTTTATCACCTTGTTGCTAGAAGTGAATAATCATGCTTCCCTAGTCAATCAATTCACTCTGTTCTGGTTGCTCTGCATGAACAGTTCAGAATTTTTCTGCACATAATTGTTCCGTtctttttaatcatttaaagcCTTTTTTCATCCAATTCCAAGGGTTTTTACTTGTTTAACATATCAGGAATCCAACACTGAAGCCGATGCCCAGGCAAATTTAGCCGTGTATCTCAAGAGTAAGGGTCTTTTGTCTTGTGAGTTTCTCTTTTTCCGTGAGAAAtctaataagaaatattttgttGCAGATGGCGAAATTCAAGTGGAATGTGACATGATAACTTAATTAAGTCACCAACTACTACCTCAACTTGTTGGGATTTAGGAAATGATGAATGACCGCCAAGACAGACCAATTTGGATATTCAGTTGTCTGAAACTACACTTGTAACATGTAGATATATGATCTGAATTATGTGCATGTAACCTAATTATGTATCTGGATTGAAAGTAGCTTCTGCTGTAACCTAATTTGCAATGAAAATTGGTTGGGACAAGTACACCAGGCTTCTTCTTTATAGTACGTTGAAACCTCTCTTACTGTTGCTCTAATTAGTATCACTGACATTCATTCACACACACAGTTGTGTTTTAACATTGAATTATTATGcgaagaaaattcaaaaaaagcttttatatgatttttcttttccaGATCTTGCTTTTCATGGGGAAGCTTACCAATTGAACATATAAATTAAGTACACTAGTtgtttagataaaaaaataagtaattactGTGTAATTGCGCAAGTACAAGGACagaacattaattaaatattcagAAATTATAACTGGACAGCCCAAATAAGTAGTTTCGGACCCAAATCAGCTGACCCGTTTACCCGGGACTAAACGAAATTGAAAGTATTGAGACCTGAGATGAGCTGCTGGCAAAAAAAATCCAATTCTCTCTCTCTTCCCAAGTCCCAACTACTCCCTTCACTCTCTTCCTCTGCTCGGTAAGAATCTTCATTGTATTCTTTCACTTTTCTATGTTTTCAGAAATCCTAATTCGTTTATCTTTGTGTCTAAAGTACGATTTTTATTCAATacaaaaaaaccctaattgAGATGGTAATTGAGTATCATTGCTACTATATTAACTGCAACTGATCATACATGCAGGGTAATATGTATACTGAAAATTGTTCAGTGAGTTTAgaatgtagttttttttttttctggaaCTTGGACTTTAAGTATTTGTTTCTGTGTTTTCACTAAGTAATACTGTGTTGTGTTGATACAGTGGTGGAGTAACTTGCAAAGCCAAGTAAACGCGTTGGAGTTGGACACATAAATGGGGGACGAAAAGGATGCTTTTTATGTCGTGCATAAAGGGGATGTGATCGCTGTCTATAAGAACCTCAGTGATTTACAAGCTCTGCTACGATCTTCTGTACGTTTCCTTTAATGTTTTTTCTGCTTTTGGGCCTTAGACGGCCTTATCTGTTGGACTACTTTTTTTGGAGTCATGTAGAGCTCAAGTATAAGAAGAGTCTAATTATTACAGCTTTTTAACAATGATGAAGAAATAGAGCTTAGTTGATTTGAGCACAAGTAATAATATTATCAGATGCTCTTTTGatgtattttctattattttctgTGATCTTTCAGGTTGGTGAACCAGCTATAAGTGTTTATAAAGGGTATCACCTGGCTAAGCAATCAGAAGAGTATTTGGCATCTCATGGACTCAAAAATGCAATGTATTCTATGGATTTCAGTGATGTTCGAGATGATCTCTTTGGGATACTCGTCCCATGCCCTTTTCGGGTTAGaaagtttatcattttattattattgaactGGTGGTAGATGTAGTTGT harbors:
- the LOC101055521 gene encoding hop-interacting protein THI034 isoform X2 — encoded protein: MGDEKDAFYVVRKGDVIGVYKNLSDLQALLRTSIGEPAISVFKGYRLTKESEEYLASHGLKNAMYSMDFSDVRDDLFGTLIPCPFRQPGSSKDKIVGKNVQEKRMQMELVASPSFAAAGQQKLAKLDNFLEAPPISSYPCSCILEFDGASKGNPGLAGAGAVLRAADGSMVFRLREGVGVATNNVAEYRGVILGLRYALEKGFKHIKVKGDSKLVCMQTQGIWKCKNQNMAELSKIVKELKDQFMSFQINHMDRESNTEADAQANLAVYLKNGEIQVECDMIT
- the LOC101055521 gene encoding hop-interacting protein THI034 isoform X1 produces the protein MGDEKDAFYVVRKGDVIGVYKNLSDLQALLRTSIGEPAISVFKGYRLTKESEEYLASHGLKNAMYSMDFSDVRDDLFGTLIPCPFRQPGSSKDKIVGKNVQEKRMQMELVASPSFAAAGQQKLAKLDNFLEAPPISSYPSPYMQCSCILEFDGASKGNPGLAGAGAVLRAADGSMVFRLREGVGVATNNVAEYRGVILGLRYALEKGFKHIKVKGDSKLVCMQTQGIWKCKNQNMAELSKIVKELKDQFMSFQINHMDRESNTEADAQANLAVYLKNGEIQVECDMIT